From Longimicrobium sp., a single genomic window includes:
- a CDS encoding acetyl-CoA carboxylase carboxyltransferase subunit alpha, with product MATVAHLDFERAIAEVEDQIGHLRTLARERGLDVTSELRSLERKLHDLKTDTFRNLSPIERVQVARHPRRPYTLDYLQLMFTDFIELAGDRQFRDDASVVGGWARLEGEPVMVIGQQKGRDMKENLLRNFGMPHPEGYRKALRLMKLAEKFRRPLITLIDTPGAYPGIGAEERGQAEAIARNLREMAGLKVPSVAVVIGEGGSGGALAIGVADRVLMLENSVYSVISPEGCAAILWKSGNEREKAAEAMRVTAGDLKQLNVIDEVIPEPTGGAHSDWEVTAQSLKDVLLRHLGELRDLPVDVLRAARWKKYMAMGEWRTVQAR from the coding sequence TTGGCGACTGTAGCCCATCTCGATTTCGAACGCGCGATCGCCGAGGTCGAAGACCAGATCGGCCACCTGCGCACGCTGGCTCGCGAGCGCGGGCTGGACGTGACCAGCGAGCTGCGCTCCCTGGAACGCAAGCTCCACGACCTCAAGACCGACACCTTTCGCAACCTCTCGCCCATCGAGCGGGTGCAGGTGGCGCGGCACCCGCGGCGCCCGTATACGCTGGACTACCTCCAGCTCATGTTCACCGACTTCATCGAGCTCGCCGGCGACCGCCAGTTCCGCGACGACGCGTCGGTGGTGGGCGGGTGGGCACGGCTCGAAGGGGAGCCCGTGATGGTCATCGGCCAGCAGAAAGGCCGCGACATGAAGGAGAACCTCCTGCGCAATTTCGGCATGCCCCACCCGGAGGGCTACCGTAAAGCTTTGCGTTTGATGAAATTAGCTGAGAAGTTCCGCCGTCCCCTCATCACGCTCATCGACACACCGGGCGCGTACCCCGGCATCGGGGCCGAGGAACGGGGCCAGGCCGAGGCCATCGCGCGCAACCTGCGCGAGATGGCGGGGCTCAAGGTGCCCAGCGTCGCGGTCGTCATCGGCGAGGGCGGGTCGGGTGGGGCGCTGGCCATCGGCGTGGCGGACCGGGTGCTGATGCTGGAGAACAGCGTCTACTCCGTGATCTCGCCGGAAGGGTGCGCCGCCATCCTGTGGAAGAGCGGCAACGAGCGCGAAAAGGCCGCCGAGGCCATGCGCGTCACGGCCGGCGACCTGAAGCAGCTCAACGTGATCGACGAGGTGATCCCCGAGCCCACGGGCGGGGCGCACTCGGACTGGGAGGTGACCGCCCAGTCGCTCAAGGACGTGCTGCTCCGCCACCTGGGCGAGCTGCGCGACCTGCCCGTGGACGTGCTGCGGGCCGCCCGCTGGAAGAAGTACATGGCGATGGGGGAGTGGCGGACCGTCCAGGCCCGCTGA
- the ricT gene encoding regulatory iron-sulfur-containing complex subunit RicT, translated as MSLELPVFQPLPSPENTPHLVEVAFKGMRKGFFAATDPTLRTGDWVLVEVERGRDLGRVRTMGGAARAKCSSEPSAAVLRRADPAEVQQLYELRADEDRIRRATREMVQQHGLHMKVSDAEWQWDRNKLTVYFTAERRVDFRQLVRDLARAFRTRIELKQIGVRDEAAQLGGVGRCGRELCCATWLREIKPISLQLAKDQSLSLNPQQISGTCGRLMCCLTYEHDAYLAARKRFPREGKTLRTVNGAERVVSIDIWRNLVTLQDENRQRRVVDLDTLKAETVVQPAGAREAVPAEPAPPLPTPAQQQRPPRRPRKPPEQRPE; from the coding sequence GTGAGTCTCGAGCTTCCGGTATTCCAGCCCCTTCCGTCCCCCGAAAACACGCCCCACCTGGTGGAAGTGGCGTTCAAGGGGATGCGGAAAGGCTTCTTCGCCGCCACCGATCCCACCCTGCGCACGGGCGACTGGGTGCTGGTTGAGGTGGAGCGCGGGCGCGACCTGGGCCGCGTGCGCACCATGGGCGGCGCCGCGCGGGCCAAGTGCTCGTCCGAGCCCAGCGCCGCCGTCCTGCGCCGCGCCGACCCCGCCGAGGTGCAGCAGCTGTACGAGCTGCGCGCCGACGAGGACCGCATCCGCCGCGCCACGCGCGAGATGGTGCAGCAGCACGGGCTGCACATGAAGGTCTCCGACGCCGAGTGGCAGTGGGACCGGAACAAGCTGACCGTGTACTTCACCGCCGAGCGCCGGGTGGACTTCCGCCAGCTCGTGCGCGACCTGGCGCGCGCCTTCCGCACCCGCATCGAGCTCAAGCAGATCGGCGTGCGCGACGAGGCGGCGCAGCTGGGCGGCGTCGGCAGGTGCGGGCGCGAGCTGTGCTGCGCCACCTGGCTGCGCGAGATCAAGCCGATCTCCCTTCAGCTCGCCAAGGACCAGAGCCTTTCGCTGAACCCGCAGCAGATCTCCGGCACCTGCGGCCGGCTGATGTGCTGCCTGACGTACGAGCACGACGCCTACCTGGCCGCCCGCAAGCGCTTTCCCCGCGAGGGGAAGACGCTGCGCACGGTCAACGGCGCCGAGCGGGTGGTCTCCATCGACATCTGGCGCAACCTGGTGACGCTGCAGGACGAGAACCGCCAGCGCCGCGTGGTGGACCTGGACACGCTCAAGGCCGAGACGGTGGTGCAGCCCGCCGGCGCGCGCGAGGCCGTGCCCGCCGAGCCCGCGCCCCCCCTTCCCACGCCGGCGCAGCAGCAGCGCCCGCCGCGCCGCCCACGCAAGCCGCCGGAGCAGAGACCCGAGTGA
- the metG gene encoding methionine--tRNA ligase produces MSRFYITTAIDYANGDPHLGHAFEKIGADVIARSRRLMGDEVRFCMGMDEHGQKVAQAAAAEGVDPQVLVDRLSGRFRATWERLGVSNDRWVRTTDAHHRRGVGALIELCLERNPNDFYEKSYEGYYCVGCELFKRDHEIEDGRCILHPTRELQWTEERNWFFRLSAYGAFLRRHFDLHPDFLQPESRRNEILALIDGGLEDISVTRARLSWAIPFPRPTSDGAEQGTWVWFDALPNYLTDTGYPDGDWEAWWPAQLHVVGKDITRLHAVIWPAMLQCAGLPLPERVWGHGFVSLGGERFSKSSGVGLDLGEVIDRFGPDAFRYFLMREVPWDADGNFSWERFTERYTSELANGLGNLASRSISMVDKYCGGLVPDAAHPEIDARIAEALAEYRRAMDALLLHEGAAAALGLVSAANAFVQAVAPWKLAKDPERATDLYAALAALVRALAVSSALLSPFMPAKMEELWSRLGSGRALPAFDELAGLSVGGWRVGAGEVLFPRPEPAQG; encoded by the coding sequence GTGAGCCGGTTCTACATCACCACCGCGATCGACTACGCCAACGGCGACCCGCACCTGGGGCACGCCTTCGAGAAGATCGGGGCCGACGTCATCGCGCGCTCCCGCCGCCTGATGGGCGACGAGGTGCGCTTCTGCATGGGGATGGACGAGCACGGCCAGAAGGTGGCCCAGGCCGCCGCCGCCGAGGGGGTCGACCCGCAGGTGCTGGTGGACCGGCTCTCCGGCCGCTTCCGCGCCACGTGGGAGCGGCTGGGCGTCTCCAACGACCGCTGGGTGCGCACGACGGACGCGCACCACAGGCGCGGCGTGGGTGCGCTGATCGAGCTGTGCCTGGAGAGGAACCCCAACGACTTCTACGAGAAGTCGTACGAGGGGTACTACTGCGTGGGGTGCGAGCTCTTCAAGCGCGACCACGAGATCGAGGACGGCCGCTGCATCCTGCACCCCACGCGCGAGCTGCAGTGGACGGAGGAGCGCAACTGGTTCTTCCGGCTCTCCGCGTACGGGGCGTTCCTGCGCCGCCACTTCGACCTGCACCCCGATTTCCTGCAGCCCGAGAGCCGCCGCAACGAGATCCTGGCGCTGATCGACGGCGGGCTGGAGGACATCTCCGTCACCCGCGCGCGCCTGTCGTGGGCGATCCCCTTCCCCCGCCCCACCTCCGACGGCGCGGAGCAGGGGACGTGGGTGTGGTTCGACGCGCTCCCCAACTACCTGACCGACACCGGCTATCCCGACGGCGACTGGGAGGCGTGGTGGCCGGCGCAGCTGCACGTGGTGGGCAAGGACATCACGCGCCTGCACGCCGTCATCTGGCCGGCGATGCTCCAGTGCGCGGGGCTCCCGCTGCCGGAGCGGGTGTGGGGGCACGGCTTCGTGTCGCTGGGCGGCGAGCGCTTCAGCAAGTCGAGCGGCGTGGGGCTGGACCTGGGCGAGGTGATCGACCGCTTCGGCCCCGACGCCTTCCGCTACTTCCTGATGCGCGAGGTGCCGTGGGACGCGGACGGCAACTTCAGCTGGGAGCGCTTCACCGAGCGCTACACCTCGGAGCTGGCGAACGGGCTGGGAAACCTCGCGAGCCGCTCCATCTCCATGGTCGATAAGTACTGCGGCGGGCTCGTCCCGGACGCCGCGCACCCGGAGATCGACGCGCGCATCGCCGAGGCGCTGGCGGAGTACCGCCGCGCGATGGACGCGCTGCTGCTGCACGAGGGCGCGGCCGCGGCGCTCGGTCTGGTCTCCGCGGCGAACGCGTTCGTGCAGGCGGTGGCGCCGTGGAAGCTGGCCAAGGACCCGGAGCGCGCCACCGACCTGTACGCCGCCCTCGCCGCCCTGGTGCGCGCGCTGGCGGTGTCGTCGGCGCTGCTCTCGCCCTTCATGCCGGCCAAGATGGAGGAGCTGTGGAGCCGCCTCGGGAGCGGGCGCGCGCTTCCCGCGTTCGACGAGCTGGCGGGGCTGTCGGTGGGCGGATGGCGAGTGGGCGCGGGTGAGGTGCTCTTTCCGCGCCCCGAGCCGGCGCAGGGCTGA